The following proteins are encoded in a genomic region of Deinococcus seoulensis:
- a CDS encoding recombinase family protein, which yields MRAQGLSLRAVAAQLDVHGFRTRRGGPWSAVQVKRVLDRRKQDAAEPAA from the coding sequence ATGCGCGCTCAGGGTCTCAGTCTGCGCGCGGTCGCGGCACAGTTGGACGTGCATGGCTTCCGGACCCGACGGGGTGGACCCTGGAGTGCCGTGCAGGTCAAACGCGTCCTGGACAGGAGAAAACAGGACGCCGCCGAACCGGCCGCATAG